From a region of the Apibacter sp. B3706 genome:
- a CDS encoding cell division protein FtsQ/DivIB, which yields MKLKYRLIKIFLLLIVLGFLMNFAVRRHNDKSIDNVSILIDNSDYIHFITNAMVYDIVNRSSKNEKKASKIKDIDISKTEENLDTIPFISNSNVYIDLNGSLNIHVSQKIPIVRIKTPNDEFYLDQNGTKFPLSQNFSLPCLLVSGDIKAEEYKKLVKLSQLISEDKILKNHIISIDKDKKNSYNLLLNVAGVYIEYGDLKNNHQKLTNLKEFYKQYLDYVGFGVYKKISLKYDNQIVATKR from the coding sequence ATGAAATTAAAATATAGATTAATTAAAATTTTTTTATTACTAATAGTACTAGGATTTTTGATGAACTTTGCAGTTCGAAGACATAATGATAAAAGTATAGATAACGTCAGTATTCTAATTGATAATTCTGATTATATACATTTTATCACCAATGCCATGGTTTATGACATTGTCAATCGATCATCAAAAAATGAAAAGAAAGCAAGTAAAATAAAAGATATTGATATTTCAAAAACCGAAGAAAATTTGGATACCATACCGTTTATTTCAAACAGTAATGTTTATATAGACTTAAATGGTTCCCTAAATATACATGTGAGTCAAAAAATTCCAATTGTTCGAATTAAGACTCCTAATGATGAATTTTATTTGGATCAAAACGGTACGAAATTTCCTTTGTCCCAAAACTTTTCATTGCCTTGTTTACTTGTAAGTGGTGATATTAAAGCAGAGGAATATAAAAAATTAGTAAAATTATCTCAATTAATAAGTGAAGATAAGATATTAAAAAATCACATTATAAGCATTGATAAAGACAAAAAAAATAGTTATAATTTACTTTTAAATGTAGCCGGAGTATATATAGAATATGGTGATCTTAAAAACAATCATCAGAAACTTACAAATCTAAAAGAATTTTACAAACAATATCTAGATTATGTAGGTTTTGGCGTTTATAAGAAAATAAGTTTAAAATATGACAATCAAATAGTTGCAACAAAGAGATAA
- the ftsA gene encoding cell division protein FtsA yields MDNNNNIAVGLDIGTTKIVAIVGQRNEHGKLVILGMGRAKSLGVHRGVVNNITQTIDSIKKAISEAEKAANYKITDVTVGIAGQHIRSLQHSDYISRPNFEDVIDDTDIEKLKEQVHKLVMLPGEEIIHVLPQEYKVDSQSEIIEPRGFHGSRLEANFHVVVGQISLIRNIARCVKEAGLNLVGITLEPLASSDAVLSQEEKEAGVALIDVGGGTTDIAVFKDNIIRHTAVIPFGGNVITDDIKSGCSIIERQAEILKVKYGSAWPSENKEIEVISIPGLHGREPKEITVKKLSQIIHARVEEIISLAYLELKNYGCEEQKKKLIAGIVMTGGGSKLKHLRQLTEYTTGMDVRIGYCNEHLAGGQPEELASPEYATAIGLLMTGLNNLELKKNKIQQETKNIKKPEVSSDIPTENSNTTTLNIEQKTLKEEKKKSKEKKKSIFASFQEKFIKYINDTE; encoded by the coding sequence ATGGACAACAACAACAATATTGCAGTAGGTTTGGATATAGGCACAACAAAGATTGTTGCTATAGTTGGGCAAAGGAATGAACATGGAAAATTGGTTATTCTGGGAATGGGAAGAGCTAAAAGTTTAGGCGTTCATCGGGGTGTAGTAAATAATATTACTCAGACTATTGATTCAATAAAAAAAGCAATTTCTGAGGCTGAAAAAGCAGCAAATTACAAAATTACCGATGTTACTGTTGGAATTGCAGGACAACATATTAGAAGTCTTCAACACAGCGATTATATTTCCAGACCTAACTTTGAAGATGTTATTGACGATACGGATATTGAAAAGTTAAAAGAACAAGTACATAAACTAGTCATGCTTCCGGGAGAAGAAATTATACATGTTCTTCCTCAAGAATACAAGGTTGATTCTCAATCTGAAATTATTGAACCGAGAGGTTTCCACGGTAGCAGATTGGAAGCTAATTTTCATGTAGTAGTTGGTCAAATTTCTTTAATTAGAAATATTGCCAGATGTGTTAAAGAAGCTGGGTTAAATTTAGTAGGTATAACATTGGAACCCCTTGCCTCTTCGGATGCGGTTTTGAGTCAAGAAGAAAAAGAAGCCGGAGTTGCTTTGATCGATGTAGGAGGAGGTACAACCGATATTGCCGTTTTTAAAGATAATATTATTCGTCATACAGCGGTAATACCTTTCGGTGGAAATGTGATTACTGATGATATCAAATCAGGTTGTTCAATTATTGAAAGACAAGCAGAAATTTTAAAAGTTAAATATGGTTCTGCCTGGCCATCTGAAAATAAAGAGATTGAAGTTATCAGTATACCTGGATTGCACGGAAGAGAACCCAAAGAAATTACCGTTAAGAAATTATCTCAAATTATACATGCAAGGGTTGAAGAAATTATTTCCTTAGCTTATTTAGAATTAAAAAATTACGGATGTGAGGAGCAAAAGAAAAAGTTGATTGCAGGAATCGTAATGACGGGAGGAGGCTCTAAGTTAAAGCATTTAAGGCAATTAACAGAATATACCACAGGTATGGATGTTCGCATTGGTTATTGTAATGAACATTTAGCCGGAGGACAGCCTGAAGAATTAGCCAGTCCTGAATATGCTACTGCCATAGGATTATTAATGACAGGGCTCAATAATCTTGAACTAAAGAAAAATAAAATTCAACAGGAAACTAAAAATATAAAGAAACCTGAAGTTTCTTCAGATATTCCGACTGAAAATTCTAATACAACTACCCTAAATATTGAGCAAAAAACTTTGAAAGAAGAAAAGAAGAAAAGTAAAGAAAAGAAAAAATCTATATTCGCTTCTTTTCAAGAAAAATTTATTAAATATATTAACGATACAGAATAA
- the ftsZ gene encoding cell division protein FtsZ: MDNTENNKLFFELPKNKTSAIKVIGVGGGGNNAVGYMYDQGITGVDFIICNTDAQALINNPIPNKIQLGNTITEGLGAGANPEIGEQAALESIDDIKNALGDQTKMVFITAGMGGGTGTGAAPIISGIAKEMGILTVGIVTIPFSFEGKSRLEQAEKGLEKIRKNVDSLIVVKNDKLRELYGNLGYKSGFSKSNEVLSTAAKGIAEVITKNYSINIDLRDAKTVLADSGTAIMGSAVSSGPNKAQDAIMAALDSPLLNDNKITGAKNVLLLIVSGDDEITVDEIGIINDYIQSEAGNSTNIIMGIGEDESLGDSIRVTVIATGFPVDDERNSGKEKEKIVHTLTDDFPTSNPLNLGNAKAANFNSHKDNRSDEPQIISSVNKGNYVQEKNEEKTIQKIITLEDEEEVTTFGISNRKDPIVPSFPIDEEINIIKKDVYPPQNNETTLFSNTENTFKEIKEDKLPEPPVNQSTIFTLDEAEDFTQKVNFQTETEEFSSYNNKFQLPEEKKEIFTEDQTVSEDKNYSSESLNELMEKKIQERRERLKKLNSKFQGLSKQNVDEVEKVPAYKRQGINLDENIDSNKSSDMYFNKNSNEVQIRPNNFFHDNVD; this comes from the coding sequence ATGGATAATACAGAGAACAATAAGCTATTTTTTGAGCTGCCCAAAAATAAAACTTCAGCCATCAAGGTAATTGGTGTCGGAGGTGGAGGAAATAATGCTGTTGGTTATATGTATGATCAAGGCATTACCGGTGTAGATTTTATAATTTGCAATACGGATGCACAGGCATTAATCAATAATCCTATCCCAAATAAAATTCAGTTGGGAAATACCATTACGGAAGGTTTAGGTGCCGGAGCTAATCCTGAAATCGGAGAACAGGCTGCTTTAGAGAGTATAGATGACATTAAAAATGCTTTAGGTGATCAAACTAAAATGGTTTTCATTACCGCAGGAATGGGAGGAGGAACCGGTACAGGAGCAGCGCCTATTATTTCGGGTATTGCAAAAGAAATGGGTATTCTAACTGTTGGTATTGTCACTATTCCTTTTTCTTTTGAAGGTAAATCGCGATTGGAACAAGCAGAAAAAGGTCTTGAAAAAATCAGGAAAAACGTTGACTCTTTAATTGTCGTAAAAAACGATAAGTTGAGAGAATTGTATGGAAACTTGGGTTATAAATCCGGATTCTCAAAATCCAATGAGGTGCTAAGCACAGCTGCTAAAGGAATTGCTGAAGTTATTACCAAAAATTACTCCATTAATATAGATTTACGTGATGCTAAAACCGTTCTGGCAGATAGCGGAACTGCCATCATGGGATCTGCTGTTTCTTCCGGACCTAACAAAGCCCAGGATGCTATCATGGCTGCCTTGGATTCTCCTTTGCTTAATGATAATAAAATTACGGGGGCTAAGAATGTATTATTGTTAATCGTATCCGGCGATGATGAGATAACAGTAGACGAAATAGGTATCATTAACGATTATATTCAATCTGAGGCCGGTAATAGTACAAATATTATTATGGGTATCGGTGAGGATGAAAGTTTAGGAGATAGTATCAGAGTAACTGTCATTGCAACCGGTTTTCCTGTAGACGATGAAAGAAACAGCGGTAAAGAAAAAGAGAAGATCGTACATACGTTAACTGATGATTTTCCAACTTCTAATCCCTTGAATTTAGGAAATGCAAAAGCTGCAAATTTCAATAGTCATAAAGATAATAGATCTGATGAACCACAAATAATTTCTTCAGTTAATAAAGGAAATTATGTTCAGGAAAAAAACGAAGAAAAAACGATTCAAAAAATAATAACTCTAGAAGATGAAGAAGAGGTAACCACTTTTGGAATCTCTAACAGAAAAGATCCGATTGTTCCCTCTTTTCCTATTGATGAGGAAATAAATATTATTAAAAAGGATGTATATCCTCCCCAAAATAATGAAACAACTTTATTTTCTAATACAGAAAATACATTTAAGGAAATCAAAGAAGATAAACTTCCCGAGCCTCCTGTAAACCAATCAACTATATTCACTTTAGATGAAGCTGAGGATTTTACTCAAAAAGTAAATTTTCAAACGGAAACCGAAGAATTTAGTTCTTATAATAACAAGTTTCAGCTTCCTGAAGAAAAAAAGGAAATTTTCACAGAAGATCAAACCGTTTCTGAAGATAAAAATTATTCTTCAGAATCCTTGAATGAGCTTATGGAGAAAAAAATCCAAGAAAGAAGAGAACGATTGAAAAAACTGAACAGCAAATTTCAAGGATTATCTAAACAAAATGTTGATGAAGTAGAAAAAGTTCCTGCTTATAAAAGACAAGGCATTAATTTAGATGAAAATATAGATTCTAATAAAAGTTCGGATATGTACTTTAACAAAAATTCTAATGAAGTTCAAATCCGACCGAATAATTTTTTCCATGATAATGTTGATTAG